In one window of Ruminococcus hominis DNA:
- the serS gene encoding serine--tRNA ligase, whose amino-acid sequence MLDIKFVRSNPEVVKQNIRNKFQDAKLPLVDEVLELDARNREIKQEVEALRAEKNKISKQIGALMAQGKKEEAEEVKKQVAANGDRIEALSKEEKEVEEKLKKDMMTIPNIIDPSVPIGKDDSENVEVERYGEPVVPDFEIPYHAEIMESFDGLDLDSARKVAGNGFYYLMGDIARLHSAVISYARDFMINRGFTYCVPPFMIRSNVVTGVMSFAEMDAMMYKIEGEDLYLIGTSEHSMIGKFIDTQLTEDQLPQTLTSYSPCFRKEKGAHGIEERGVYRIHQFEKQEMIVVCKPEDSKEWYDKLWQNTVDLFRSMDIPVRTLECCSGDLADLKVKSVDVEAWSPRQKKYFEVGSCSNLGDAQARRLGIRVKGNDGSKYFAHTLNNTVVAPPRMLIAFLENNLQADGSVKIPEALQPYMGGNTVIVPKHK is encoded by the coding sequence ATGTTAGATATTAAATTTGTGAGATCAAATCCGGAGGTTGTAAAACAGAATATTCGTAACAAATTCCAGGATGCAAAATTACCATTGGTAGATGAAGTGTTAGAGTTAGATGCAAGAAACCGTGAAATCAAACAGGAAGTAGAAGCTCTGAGAGCTGAAAAAAATAAAATTTCTAAACAGATCGGTGCATTGATGGCACAGGGCAAAAAAGAAGAAGCAGAAGAAGTAAAGAAACAAGTTGCTGCTAATGGAGATAGAATCGAGGCTCTTTCAAAAGAAGAGAAGGAAGTAGAAGAAAAACTGAAAAAAGATATGATGACAATTCCAAATATCATCGATCCATCTGTACCGATTGGTAAAGATGACAGCGAAAATGTGGAAGTAGAACGTTATGGTGAGCCAGTTGTTCCAGATTTTGAAATTCCATATCACGCAGAGATTATGGAAAGTTTTGATGGTCTTGATCTTGACAGTGCAAGAAAAGTTGCAGGAAACGGATTCTATTATCTGATGGGAGATATCGCAAGACTTCACTCAGCAGTAATCTCTTATGCAAGAGACTTTATGATCAACCGTGGATTCACATATTGCGTACCACCATTTATGATCAGAAGTAACGTAGTTACAGGTGTTATGAGTTTTGCAGAGATGGATGCAATGATGTACAAAATCGAAGGTGAAGATTTATATCTGATCGGAACAAGTGAGCATTCTATGATTGGTAAATTTATCGATACACAGCTTACAGAAGATCAGCTTCCACAGACATTGACAAGTTACTCACCTTGCTTCCGTAAAGAAAAAGGAGCACATGGTATTGAAGAACGTGGAGTATATCGTATTCACCAGTTTGAAAAACAGGAAATGATCGTTGTCTGCAAACCAGAAGACAGCAAAGAATGGTATGATAAATTGTGGCAGAACACAGTAGATCTCTTCAGAAGCATGGATATTCCAGTACGTACATTAGAGTGCTGCTCTGGAGACTTAGCAGACTTGAAAGTAAAATCTGTGGATGTTGAAGCATGGTCTCCAAGACAGAAGAAATACTTCGAAGTAGGAAGCTGCTCAAACCTTGGCGATGCACAGGCTAGAAGACTTGGAATTCGTGTGAAAGGAAATGATGGAAGCAAATATTTTGCACATACTTTGAACAATACAGTAGTTGCACCACCAAGAATGCTGATTGCATTCCTTGAAAATAACCTTCAGGCAGATGGTTCTGTGAAGATTCCAGAGGCATTACAGCCATATATGGGTGGAAATACAGTTATTGTTCCAAAACATAAATAA
- a CDS encoding DUF4446 family protein, giving the protein MKIDPMYLIIALFLVQVVLFILLININMKYNRLKAAYTTFLKGKDGKNLEESFFEKFSLLDEVEKIAKENKEEVRNLRKQVQKTYQKVGIVRYDAFNEMGGNLSFVLTMLNDQNSGWLLNAMHSREGCYTYIKEIINGKSYVELGEEEKESLERAIFQEVYDIKDVDFKKTAKRA; this is encoded by the coding sequence ATGAAAATAGATCCGATGTATTTGATTATAGCGTTGTTTTTAGTGCAGGTAGTTCTGTTTATACTTTTAATCAATATCAATATGAAGTATAATCGATTAAAAGCAGCCTATACAACATTTTTGAAAGGAAAAGACGGAAAGAATCTCGAAGAGAGTTTCTTTGAAAAATTTAGTTTATTAGATGAAGTAGAGAAAATTGCAAAAGAAAACAAAGAGGAAGTCAGAAATCTTAGAAAACAAGTGCAAAAGACATACCAAAAAGTTGGAATTGTCCGTTATGATGCATTTAACGAAATGGGAGGAAATTTAAGTTTTGTACTTACTATGTTAAATGATCAAAACAGTGGATGGCTATTAAATGCAATGCATAGTCGTGAAGGTTGTTATACTTATATTAAAGAAATAATAAACGGAAAGAGCTATGTGGAATTAGGTGAAGAAGAAAAAGAATCTTTGGAGCGTGCAATTTTCCAAGAAGTATATGATATAAAAGATGTAGATTTTAAGAAAACAGCAAAAAGGGCATAA
- a CDS encoding ParB/RepB/Spo0J family partition protein: MAVKRNGLGKGLDSLIPNKSDKLTKPETKKNNSEVKVSPAKKIKEDPKASEILLKINQVEPNRDQPRKEFDEDALLELADSIKQFGVLQPLLVQKKKDYYEIIAGERRWRAAKLAGLKEVPVLIKSYTDQEIVEISLIENIQRENLNPIEEAMAFKRLLEEFHLKQDEVAERVSKSRTAVTNSMRLLKLSDKVKQMIIDDMISTGHARALLAIEDEEQQYLLATKIFDEKLSVRETEKLVKSLKNPKKEVKKTTPEHQFIYNDIAEKMKSIMGTKVNINAKANGKGKIEIEYYSEEELERIYDLMMTIHNV; this comes from the coding sequence ATGGCGGTAAAGAGAAATGGACTTGGAAAAGGACTGGACAGTTTGATTCCAAATAAAAGCGATAAGCTGACAAAACCGGAAACGAAAAAGAATAATAGTGAAGTAAAAGTATCTCCGGCTAAAAAAATAAAAGAAGACCCGAAAGCTAGTGAAATATTATTAAAGATTAATCAGGTCGAGCCGAATCGTGATCAGCCAAGAAAAGAATTCGATGAAGATGCATTATTAGAACTTGCAGATTCAATCAAACAATTTGGTGTTTTACAGCCATTATTAGTTCAGAAAAAGAAAGATTATTACGAAATCATTGCAGGTGAAAGAAGATGGAGAGCTGCAAAACTGGCGGGATTAAAAGAGGTGCCGGTTTTAATCAAATCTTATACAGATCAGGAAATAGTTGAAATATCATTGATTGAAAATATTCAACGTGAAAATTTAAATCCTATAGAAGAAGCAATGGCATTTAAACGTTTGTTGGAGGAATTTCATTTAAAACAAGATGAAGTGGCAGAAAGAGTGTCAAAGAGTCGTACAGCAGTAACGAATTCTATGCGACTTTTGAAATTATCAGATAAAGTAAAACAAATGATTATAGATGATATGATCAGTACAGGACACGCTCGTGCACTTCTTGCAATTGAAGATGAAGAACAACAATATTTACTTGCTACAAAGATTTTCGATGAGAAACTGAGTGTTCGAGAAACAGAGAAACTTGTTAAGTCTTTAAAGAATCCTAAAAAAGAGGTAAAAAAGACAACTCCGGAACATCAGTTTATATATAATGATATTGCTGAAAAAATGAAATCCATTATGGGTACAAAAGTAAATATCAATGCGAAAGCAAATGGAAAAGGAAAAATAGAAATTGAATATTATTCGGAAGAAGAACTTGAGAGAATATATGATTTGATGATGACAATCCATAATGTATAA
- a CDS encoding ParA family protein — protein MSRIIAIANQKGGVGKTTTAINLSSCLASFGKKVLSIDLDPQGNMSSGLGVDKDEVEYNAYDLIIGNAKIEDCICKNVIENLDVLPSNINLSAAEIELIGVDNKEFIIRDEVARVRDNYDYVIIDCPPALSMLTINAMTTADSVLVPIQCEYYALEGLSQLIHTIELVQERLNPSLKIEGVVFTMYDARTNLSLQVVENVKDNLDQTIYKTIIPRNIRLAEAPSYGMPINLYDPKSTGAESYMLLAEEVINKGEEDD, from the coding sequence ATGAGTAGAATTATCGCTATTGCAAACCAAAAGGGCGGAGTTGGAAAAACAACAACGGCAATTAATTTATCATCTTGTCTTGCAAGTTTTGGAAAAAAAGTTTTGTCAATTGACCTCGACCCACAGGGAAATATGTCGAGTGGACTTGGCGTAGATAAGGATGAAGTGGAATATAATGCGTATGATTTAATCATAGGTAATGCAAAAATAGAAGATTGTATTTGTAAAAATGTAATTGAAAACTTAGATGTACTTCCTTCTAATATAAATCTGTCGGCAGCAGAAATTGAATTAATCGGTGTTGATAATAAGGAGTTTATTATTCGAGACGAAGTGGCAAGAGTAAGAGATAATTACGATTATGTTATTATTGATTGTCCACCGGCATTGAGTATGCTTACAATTAATGCAATGACTACAGCGGATTCAGTTTTGGTTCCAATTCAATGTGAGTATTATGCATTGGAAGGATTAAGCCAATTAATTCATACAATCGAACTTGTTCAAGAAAGATTAAATCCTTCTTTGAAAATTGAAGGAGTAGTCTTTACAATGTATGATGCACGTACAAATCTTTCGCTGCAGGTTGTAGAAAATGTAAAGGATAATTTGGATCAAACGATATATAAAACAATTATCCCAAGAAATATCAGACTGGCAGAGGCTCCTAGTTATGGTATGCCAATTAACCTGTATGATCCAAAATCTACAGGTGCAGAAAGTTATATGTTACTGGCCGAAGAAGTAATCAACAAAGGGGAGGAAGACGACTGA